In the Topomyia yanbarensis strain Yona2022 chromosome 3, ASM3024719v1, whole genome shotgun sequence genome, one interval contains:
- the LOC131691197 gene encoding putative protein tag-52, whose product MENNANYLNQKMLKPLMPENMRTELIAALKIQNIQPSRTKSVRNIKKFGFSSSLASPTGQSPGNEEDKRMQLRLQAIREIRTSELSYMKQLDLLINYFVNPLKTNGLIQDREHNQIFGQLETIYNLSQELLKKLSDDLDVVVQAFMNLGPFFKLYSVYAFDYRNSLCSLQTLMQKNQAMKKFIINTESRPEVQTKLISLLITPIQRIPRYKLLLQQVLLYTSPSDVAYKQLHESIRLVEQSVSHINSVVEDFENTQRLITIQNALTNKSLKIVKPARKILKEGVLQKLKTDGSTSRKYCILMSDQFAYCKMLKDQEHLFTDNGLECCCIFPLKKCKVVEMFRGSFKITCSGDGIIFTADNQEDSHSWFQTIRDAVELHVQCRKTLRKLSSNRKPMRKKHIQRLEPEDDYLWLLRRKTASPTSPAKSRRSGLCSLRHLDCLKANRSFQDDSIVTGSTLRSPDYLNRRAHVDPKRDETMFCRDSNSPRVQTGRKHVHFQLPASYYRR is encoded by the exons ATGGAAAATAATGCAAATTATTTGAACCAAAAGATGTTGAAGCCGCTGATGCCGGAAAATATGAGAACCGAGCTAATTGCAGCtctgaaaattcaaaatattcagCCCAGCCGAACCAAGTCCGTTAGAA ATATTAAAAAGTTCGGATTCTCGTCTTCGTTGGCTAGCCCAACTGGACAGAGCCCCGGAAACGAAGAAGATAAACGAATGCAACTTCGTTTGCAAGCGATACGAGAGATTAGAACTTCTGAACTGTCGTACATGAAACAGCTGGATCTTCTTATTAATTACTTTGTAAATCCTTTAAAAACTAACGGACTCATTCAAGATCGTGAGCATAACCAAATTTTTGGTCAGCTGGAAACGATTTATAATCTAAGTCAAGAGTTGTTGAAAAAATTATCTGACGATCTGGATGTGGTCGTCCAAGCATTTATGAATCTAGGTCCATTTTTTAAACTATATTCGGTATACGCTTTCGATTACCGAAACTCGCTCTGTAGTTTACAGACTTTAATGCAGAAGaatcaagctatgaagaagttTATCATCAACACTGAATCCCGTCCAGAAGTTCAAACGAAACTGATTTCTTTGCTAATTACTCCCATTCAAAGGATACCTCGGTACAAGTTGCTTTTACAGCAGGTTCTGTTGTACACCAGTCCATCGGATGTGGCCTACAAACAACTGCACGAGTCTATTCGCCTAGTAGAGCAGTCCGTATCACACATTAATTCGGTCGTTGAAGATTTTGAAAATACACAACGATTAATCACTATTCAAAATGCACTGACAAATAAATCATTGAAAATTGTGAAGCCAGCAAGGAAAATACTCAAGGAAGGTGTGCTGCAGAAACTTAAAACCGATGGATCAACATCACGGAAATATTGCATTCTTATGTCCGATCAGTTTGCTTACTGTAAGATGTTAAAAGATCAAGAGCATCTGTTTACGGATAATGGACTTGAATGTTGCTGCATTTTCCCACTCAAGAAATGCAAAGTTGTCGAGATGTTTAGGGGAAGCTTTAAGATTACGTGTAGCGGTGATGGTATTATTTTTACTGCCGATAATCAAGAAGACAGTCACAGCTGGTTTCAGACCATTCGAGATGCCGTCGAGTTACATGTTCAGTGTCGAAAAACGTTGCGGAAGCTCTCCAGCAATAGGAAACCAATGCG CAAAAAGCACATACAACGGCTTGAACCCGAGGATGATTATTTGTGGTTACTTCGGCGCAAAACCGCCAGTCCAACGAGTCCAGCCAAATCACGCAGAAGTGGGTTATGCTCGCTTCGGCATCTGGACTGCCTGAAAGCGAACCGTTCCTTCCAAGATGATTCCATTGTGACTGGTTCTACACTGCGGTCGCCAGATTATCTCAATCGTAGAGCTCACGTCGATCCGAAGCgtgacgaaaccatgttttgcAGAGACAGTAATTCGCCACGAGTACAGACTGGCAGGAAACATGTACACTTTCAACTGCCTGCCTCGTACTACCGGCGGTGA